Part of the Leucobacter insecticola genome is shown below.
ACCGGGGTGGACCGCCCGAAGCAGCTCGTCGCCGCCTCCCGCGATATGCAGCCCGACTATATCGTCGCCTCGCTCGCCGAACTGCATGAGCCGTATCCCGCCACCGAGACGCTGCGTGATGGCTCGGTGCAGGTTGGCAATGCCAGGGTTCGCATGAATGGCCACATTGCGGTTGTTGTTAACGAGGGTGATTCGCCGATCAATCTACTGCGCGCTGGCTGCGCCGCGATCTGGGCCTCGGGCCTTGCAATCTACGGTCTTGAGGTGCCAGAGATCCTGTACCGGGATCACTGGCGCTGATCCGCCCCGGATCCCGCCCCCGCCATTCGGTGAGTGCCCACCAATCCCTCGAGTGCCCACCAAGCCTGCACGCGGGTAAGGTGGGCACTCGTCGCTAAGGTGGGCGCTCACCGCAGTTGGTAGATTGGATGACTAGGCTGGGAACATGAGCGAAACAGAAGACGGGCTGCTGGGACGGATCGAACTCATCGAAGCGCAGCCGTTGAGCCAGCGGGCCGCGGGTTTCGAGCAGCTGCACGACGAACTCCTTGCCGAGCTGCAACGAGGCGACCACGGTGCAAGCTGAGCAGGATCAAGCTGAGCAGGATCGCGCTGAGCAAGATCAAGCTGAGCAAGATCAAGCCGGGCAGAATCGCGCTGAGCAGAACCGCGCCAAGCAAGCCCTCTGGCAGGGCGAGGCGGAACGGCTCGACCGGGTGCTTCCCGAACTCGGGCTCGCCAGATCACGCAGCCAAGCGGCGGAGTTGATCCACGCGGGGCATGTGCAGCTTGACGGTGCCGTCGCCCCGAAGGCGGGCGTCAAAGTGGGCACCGGATCCCGCATCGCTGTCACACTCAGCGACCACTACGTTGGCCGCGCCGCCCATAAGCTGTTCGCCGCGCTTGACGCCTTCGAGGTTGACCCTGCGCAGCAACAGGCGCTTGACCTTGGTGCCTCGACGGGCGGCTTTACGCAGGTGCTCCTGGAACGCGGCGCGAGTCTGGTGCAGGCGATCGATGTTGGCCACGGCCAGCTCGCAGCTGAACTTCGAGATGACCCCAGGGTGCGCCTGGTCGAGGGCTGCAACGCCCGCGACCTAACGGCGGAGGGGCTGGCAGCAGACACCGGGATCGCGACCCCGCCAAGCCTCGTTGTGGCGGACCTCTCATTCATCTCGCTCAGCCTGATCCTGCCGGCGATTGCCCGGGTCGCGGCTCCTGATGCCAGTGTGATCCTGCTGATCAAGCCACAGTTTGAGGTCGGGCGGGTGCGTGACGGAGTGGTCACCGACCCCCGCCTGCATGCAGAAGCCTTGCGCATTGTGGTGCGTTCCGCCGCCGAGCACGGTTTCGTTGCACGTGCGCTGACCCCGTCTCCCGTTGTTGGGGGACAGGGAAACCGTGAGTTCCTCGGTCATTTCACGCGCGGCCAGGTGGCGGATCCGGCAGAATGGGAGGATCGCATCGAAACGCTCGCTGCTCCGCGCAGTGTGCCGGTGGATTCCTAGGTGAACGGAAGTGGCATG
Proteins encoded:
- a CDS encoding TlyA family RNA methyltransferase, with the translated sequence MLPELGLARSRSQAAELIHAGHVQLDGAVAPKAGVKVGTGSRIAVTLSDHYVGRAAHKLFAALDAFEVDPAQQQALDLGASTGGFTQVLLERGASLVQAIDVGHGQLAAELRDDPRVRLVEGCNARDLTAEGLAADTGIATPPSLVVADLSFISLSLILPAIARVAAPDASVILLIKPQFEVGRVRDGVVTDPRLHAEALRIVVRSAAEHGFVARALTPSPVVGGQGNREFLGHFTRGQVADPAEWEDRIETLAAPRSVPVDS